DNA sequence from the Amycolatopsis sp. Hca4 genome:
CCGAGGCCGAAGAATGGGGTGCGCTGCCGCGGGTCGGCGCGGTCAACGCGTTCGGCTTCGGGGGCGTCAACGCGCACGTCGTGCTGGAGGCGGGCGACCCGGCGCCGAAGCGGCGGGTGCGCGTCGAGGAGCCGGAACGCGTGCTGCGGCTGGCCGCCCGCACGCCCGCGGAACTCCTGGACGAGCTCGACCGGCCCGGTGAGGGCGACGGCGACGGCCCGTGCCGGATCGGGATCGTCGGCCCGGACGAGCGCAAGCGGGCCACGGCCCGCCGGGTGCTCGCCAAGGTGGCCGCGACGGGCAAGCCGTGGCACGGTGCCGGCGACGTCTGGTGCAGCGTCGACCCCCTCCTGCCGGGCGGGAAGACCGCGTTCGTCCACCCGGGACTGGAGGCGGGCGGCGAGCCGCGCCTCGACGACGTCGCCCGGCACTTCGGCCTCGACCGTCCACAGTGGTCGACGGCGAGCGTGCTCGACCGCGCGGCGAGCGTTTCGGCGGCCGGGCTGCTGCTCGACGACGTTCTGCGGCGGCTGGGGATCCGGCCGGACGCGCTGGCCGGGCACAGCGTCGGGGAGTGGACCGCGATGCAGGCCGCCGGGATGTACACCGCGGCACCGGACGCCCTGGCGCGCTACTGGCCGGACGGCTTCGAGCTGCCCGAAGCGGACTACCTCGTGCTGGGCGCCGCGGCGGCACGGGTGGCCGAGCTGCTGCCCGGCGATCTGGTCGTCTCCCACGAGAACGCGATCAAGCAGACGATCGTGTGCGGGCCGCCGGAGTCCGTCGCGGAGTTCGCGGCGACCTGCCGCGGTGCCGGGATCGTGGCCACGACCCTGCCGTTCCGGTCCGGGTTCCACACCCCGCTGATGCGGCCGCACCTCGCCCCGTTCGCCCGGCTCGCCGCGGACCTGGATCTGCGCGCACCGGCGCTGCCCGTGTGGTCGGCGACGACCGCGCGGCCCTACCCGGCGGACGCCGACGAGGTCCGGCGGCTCTACCTGGACCACCTGCTGCGCCCGGTCCGCTTCCGGGCGCTGACCGAGGCGCTGCACGGCGCCGGGTTCCGGGTGTTCGTGCAGGTCGGGGCGGGTCAGCTCGGCTCGTACGTCACCGACACGCTGGGCGAGCGGCGGCACCTGGTCGTCGCGGCCGCGTCCGGCACCCGGTCCGGGCTCGCCCAGCTGCGGCGGCTCACCACCGCGCTGTGGGCCGAGGGCGGCGACCCGGACTTCGACGCGCTCGAACCACGGCGGATCCGCCTCAGCACCGGGAACTCCCTGCTCTCGCTGGGGTCAGCCGCCCGCGGCCTGCTGGACGAGCAGAGCTTGCCCGCCGGGGTGCCGGACCCGATCGTCGCCGAGTTCACCGCGTTGCTCACCGAAACCCGCCAGGCCGCGGCGGACGTCGTCGCGGCCGCGCGACGGCACATCGAGTCCACAGTGGACGTCTCGCTGGCGGCCATGCCGTACCTGCGCGACCACCGGTTCTTCCGGCAGCGCGACGACTGGCCCGACGAGCCGGACTTCCGGCCGGTGGTGCCCGCGACGACCTTGGTCGACCTCGCCTGCCGGGCGGTCGAGCGCACCTGGCCGGGCACGACGGCGGTCGCGGTGCGGGACGCGGTGTTCTCCCGCTGGCTCATCGCCGCGCCGGCCCGGCGGGTGCCGCTGTCGATGACCCGCGACGGCGACCACGTGACCGTCGAAATCGGGCCGTACGCGCTGATGACGGTCGAGGTGGGGACGTACGCGCCGCCGCCGTCGCCGTCCGCGGTGCCCGGGCCGGAGACCACGCCGCCGCTGACCGCGGCCGAGATCTACGCGCGGCGCGAGATGTTCCACGGCCCGGCGTACCAGGGCCTGGCCCGGCTGACCGGCCTCGGCGAGGAGCACATCCGCGGCGAACTGGTCGTCCCGGACGCGCCCGGCGGCCTGCTCGACAACGTCGGCCAGCTGCTCGGCTGCTGGCTGATGGCCACCCGGACCGACGACCTGCTGGCGTTCCCGCGCTCGATCGGCCGGCTGACCTGGCACGGCCCGGAACCGGCGCGGGGCACCCGCGTCACCTGCCAGGTGCGGGTCCGGCTGCCGCGTCCCGACGTTCTCGAAATGGCCGCCGAGCTGGTGCGTGACGGCCGGGTGCTGGCCACCATCGAGGGGTGGCGGGACGTCCGGTTCCCGTGCGACCGCCCCGCCCACCGCGTCTACGCCTTCCCCGCGGAGAACCTGCTCGGCGAGCTGCGGGCCGACGGCTCGGTCGCCGTCACCGACCGCTGGCCGACGGTCGCCGCGCGGGACATCTACGCCGGGATCTACCTCGGCGCGGCCGAACGCGCCGAGTTCGCCGCGGTCCCGCCGCGGCAGCAGCGCGGCTGGCTGCTGCGGCGGATCGCCGTCAAGGACGCCGTCCGCGCCCGGCTCGGCGAACCCGTCTACCCGGCGGAAATCCGCGTCCACGACGACGGCACGGTGTCCGGGCACCACCGGGACCTGCCGCGCTTCGCCGTCTCGACCGAGCTCACCGGGGACACCGCCATCGCAACCATCAGGAGCACTTCATGACCATCGACCACGCGTCCGCGACCTTCGACGTCGTCGCCGAGCTGCTCACCGAGCTCGTCGGCGACGCCGAGGTGCTCGGCATCGAGATCACGCCGGACACGACGTTCCACGAGGACCTGCAGCTGGAGAGCATCGACCTGGTGACCTTCGCGAGCATCCTTTCCGAGCACTTCGGCGCCGACGTCAACCTCGCCGAGTACCTGGCGGAGAAGGACCTCGACGACGTCATCGGGCTGACCGTCGGCGACATCGCCCGGTTCGTGGGGGAGCGCACGTGCCCACGATGACCGTGAACGGGCTGCGCACGAATGTGCAGCTCGTGCCCGCCGGCGGCACCGAGACCGTGGTGTTCCTGCACGGCATGGGCACCGACAGCCTGGCGAGCTTCTACCTCACGCTGGCGCCGCCGGTCGCGGCCGCCGGCATCGACGTGATCAGCTACGACCTGCGCGGGCACGGCAAGACCGAGCGGCCCGAGCGCGGGTACACCCTCGGTGACTTCGTCGCCGACCTGGACGACCTGCTGCGGCAGCTCGGCGTCGACCGGCCGGTGCACCTGGTGGGCAACAGCTTCGGCGGCACGCTGGCCTACAGCTACGCCGTGGCCAACCCGTCCCGGGTCCGCAGCATCGTGTGCATCGAATCCGAGCCGGCGACCGAGGTGTGGGCGGAGAAGATGAGCGCGATCCTGGCGCACACCGTCCGGTTCCTGCAGGTGGAGGAGAGCTTCGACTGGATCGAGGCGAACTTCAGCGCACACCACCGGCGGCTGGCGCGGCTGGCGGCCGAGCGGATCACGTCGACGAAGATGGCCGAAGAGGTCCCGCTCGGCCCGCTGCTCACCTGGGAGCAGGTGGCGGCGATCGGCTGCCCCGTCCTGTCCATTTTGGGCAGTCACGGCTACCAAGCCGACGACCTCGAGGCACTGACGTCGCTGCTGCCGAACGGCGAGCTGCACGTGTTCGAGGGGCAGGGCCATTCGGTGCTGGTGGAGCAGCACCGGGAGGTGCGCGAGCTGGTGCTGAAGTGGGTCGAACGGCACGCGGCGTGAGGTTCCTGCTGGTCGTGCCGCCGCTGGCCGGGCACGTGGCACCGCTGCGCCGGGTGGCTTCGGTGCTTTCGGCGCGCGGGCATTCCGTGGCCTGGTGCGGCCCGGAGCCCGCACTGTCCTCTTTGGTCGCCGGTCCGGTGTTCCCCGCCGGGGATTCCGGGCCGTTCGCGGTGTCGTTGCGGCCACCGGGATTGCGCGGGTTCGCCGCGCTGAAGTACTTGTGGGAGTCGTACTTGGTCCCGCTGGCGGACGCGATGGTGCCGGGGGTTTCGTCGGCTGTCTCGGCTTTCGAGCCCGATGTGGTCGTCGTGGACCAGCAGGCGATGGCGGGGGCGCTGGTGGCCGCGCGGTGCGGCTTGCCGTGGGCGACGTCGGCGTCGACGTCCACCGAGCTGGCCGACCCGCTGGGTTCGCTGCCGAAGATCGCGGGCTGGGTTTCGGAGCTGCAGGCCGGGTTGCGCGCTCGTCACGGCGTTTTGCTGGGGGACCTGCGGTTTTCACCGCACCTGGTGCTGGCGTTCACGACCCGAGCGCTGGCCGGGGAGTGCCGGCTGGCGGTGCCGGTGTCCTACGTCGGCCCTGCGCTGCCTTCGTCGTCGGCCGAGTGGTCCGTTGTGGACGATCGGCCGCTGGTGGTGGTGACGCTGGGGACGTCGAACGACTCGGTGGGTGCGCGGTTCCTGGCGGAGAGCGTGGACGCGCTGGCGGGGATGCCGGGTTTCCGGGGGTTGGTGGTGGACCCGACGGGGGCGCTGGTGAGCGAGAGCGTGCGGTTGGCCCGCCGGATCCCGCAGGTGGCGGCGTTCGCCCGGGCATCGGTGGTGGTGTGCCACGGCGGCCACAACACGGTGTGCGAGGCCTTGGCGGCCGGGGTACCGCTGGCGGTGGCCCCGATCCGTGACGACCAGTCGATGCTGGCCCAGCAGGTGGTGACGGCTTCGGCGGGGGTAAGGCTGCGCTTCGACCGAGCGAAGGCGGCGGACATCCGCTCGGCGATCGAGGCGGCGGAGGAGTGCCGGCCGGGGGCGGAGAAGATCCGTGAGTCGTTCGAGGCTGCGGGTGGCGCGGAAGAAGCGGCTACCCGCCTGGAGTCCCTCACGTAACTCGCGTGATCCGGCCCGGGACTCGCGTGATTGAAGCCGGAACTCGCGAGTTCCGGCTCCGATCACGCCGGTTACGGCTCTGGTCACGCGAGTTACGTGCGGGCGCGGAACGTGCGGGCCGCCAGGAAGGAACCCGCCGCGGCCGCTGTAGCTGCTATCGACAAGGCCACCGTCAACGACCAGCCCAGCGGGCGGCCCAGTGCCAACGCCCGGGTCGCGTCGATCGCGTACGTCAGCGGGTTCACCGCCGATACCGCGCGGACCCACGTCGGCATCGTGTCCAGTGGCATGTACGCGCTCGACGAGAACATCAGCGGGAACATCACCACGAACGACGCCGCCTGCAGGGTCTCCGCCTTGCGCAGCCATGTTGTGATCGCCACGAACACCCAGCTCAAGCACCAGCCCACGACCAACGTCACCAGCAGGGCCAGCGCCAGCCCGGCCACGCCGCCCGCGGGCGGAAGCCCAGGAACACCACGCTCGCCAGTGCCGTCACCACCAGCTGGACGCCCAGGCGCGCCGAATCCGCGAACGTGCGGGCCACCAGTACCGAAAACAGCGAGATCGGCAGGCAGCGCAGCCGTCCGGTGAAGCCGCCGTAGATCTCCGCCAGGAGGCCCGCTCCCGAACTCATCGCCGTCGTCATCGCGATGTTGACCAGCGTGGCCGGGACCAGGAAGTTCACGTAACCCTGGTACGCCGCCACCCCCGGCAGTGCACCGACGCCGCTGAACACCTGGCTGAACAGCAACAGCAGCACCACCGGCTGCAGCAAGCCGAAGAAGACCAGCCGCCGGTCGCCGAACGCCGTGCGCAGCGACCGGGCGGTCAGGATCCGGACCTGCGTCCAGAAGCCGGATTCGGGCCAGGCCGTGGGGTCGGCGAGCGCGGCGACGGCCGCGTGGTGCCGGAACCGCGTCACGATGCCGCCCGGTGCAAAGAAAGGTAGACGTCGTCGAGGGTCGGCTCGGTCACCGTCAGGTCGCGCAGCGGGGCGCCCGCCGCGTCGAGTGCCCGCACCACCACCGGGATGTCGCCAGGGCCGGACAACGGCACGGTGAGCACCAGCCCGGCGCGGCCGGCCGCCAGACCCAGGCGCGACAACGCGTCCACCGCGCGCCGCAACGCCAGTTCGGTGCCGAAGGTGCATGTCGCCGTGCGGGTGCCGAGCCGGGCCTTCAGCTGCGCCGGCGTCCCCGACACGGTGATGTGCCCGAACCCGAGGACGACGACGTGGTCGGCCAGCCGATCCGCCTCCTCGAGGTACTGCGTGGTCAGCACGACCGTGGTCCCGCGGGCCGCGAGGCCCTCGACGGTCGTCCACAACCCCGCGCGGCTGACCGGGTCCAGCCCGGTCGTCGGCTCGTCGAGGAAGAGCACCTGCGGCGCGCCGACGAGCCCCGCGGCCAGGTCGAGCCGGCGCCGCATCCCGCCCGAGTACGTCCCGGCCGGGCGGTCGGCCGCGTCTTCGAGACCGAAGGCGGCGATCAGCTCGGTGGCCCTGGCCAGCGCCTGCCGCGGCCGGGCGCCCAGCAACCGGGCGATCAGCACGAGGTTCCCGCGCCCGGACAGGGCGTCGTCGACCGCGGCGAACTGCCCGGTCACGCCGATCCGCCGCCGGACCGCGCGGCCGCGCTGCACGACGTCGTAGCCGCAGACACGGGCGGTGCCCGCGCTCGGCCGGACCCGCGTGCTGAGGATGTCGATCAGGGTGGTCTTCCCGGCGCCGTTGTGGCCGAGGACCGCCAGCACCGCGCCGCGGGCGACGGTGAGGCTGATCCCGGCGAGCGCGGTGACTTCGCCGTACTGTTTCGCGAGGTCCGTCACGGCGATGACCGGCTGGGGCATGGCCGCTCCTTTCCTGCCGCGCAAAAGGTATCGGGACCGGAGCCTCTCGATCAAGAAGCCCGCCGCCATTCGCGGAACGCGTGACAATTTTCGCGGAATCGGATAGCACCCGCGTGACAAGGGCTGACCTGCGTGACCCTTCCGGATGGGGGTGATCTCCTGCGTGTGACAAAGAATTTTCGGCGGCTTGTTCACCGTGAAACACGGAGGTAGCTTTGCCGAAATTCCCCCATTTCCCGAGGTGACGACCCGTGAAGTTTTCGTGGAAGTCGAGAAAGCCCGCGTTCGGCCTGGCCGCCGCGACCGCAGCGGCGGTCGCGGCGACCGTCGCGCTCGTCGGAGCGGGCCCGAGCCAGGCCGCGCCGGTGAGCCTGACGCTGAACTACAACTGCCCGTTCCCGCTGATCGGCGACCAGGTGCTGTCGGTGAAGATCGACACGAACCTGCCCGACAACGCCGTCGCGGGTGCCTCGTCGACTCCGATCACCTTCGACGTCGACGTCACCGTGCCGGAGACCGCCACCGAGGGCCTCGCCCTGGTCGGCGCCACTTCGCTGGACGGCTCGGCGAAGGCCGCGGCGACGCTCAAGTACCCGGTCGACAAGACGCTGAACCTGAACCTGCCGCTGACGATCGCCTCGACGCCGGTGCCGCCGTCGGGTGCCTTCCACGTCAAGAGCAGCGGCAAGGCGCCGGCCGTGACGTTCCCCAGCCCCGGCACCGCCTCGGTGACGGTCGGCAACTTCAGCACCACGATGACCCCGCGCACCGCCGACGGCCAGCCGACCGACCTCGGCACGTTCACCTCCGACTGCGTCGCGGTCCCGGGCCAGAACCAGCAGCTGGGCACGTTCGAGATCAAGCCGGCGGGCGGCACCACCACGCCGACGACGCCGACGACCCCGACCACGCCGACGACTCCGACCACGGAGCCGACGACGCCCACGACGGAGCCAACGACGCCGACGACGCAACCGACGACTCCGACGACCGAGCCGACGACTCCGACGACGGAGCCGACGACTCCGACCACGGAGCCGACCACGCCGACGACGGAGCCGACGACTCCGACCACGGAGCCGACGACTCCGACGACTGAGCCGACGACCCCGACGACGGAGCCGACGACCCCGACCACGGAGCCGACCACGCCGACGACGGAGCCGACGACCCCGACCACGGAGCCGACGACTCCGACCACGGAACCGACGACTCCGACGACGGAACCGACAACCCCGACCACGCCGACGACCGAGCCGACAACGCCGACCACCCAGCCGTCGACCCCGACCACCACGCCGACGAACCCGCCGGGCGGCATCGAGGTCAAGTACTCCGTGCAGGGCAAGTCGGTCCTCAAGCAGCTGCACGCCACGCTGCCGCTCGGCCCGGGCACCCTGGACGCCAAGCTCGACGCCGCCTCGGGCAAGTTCGGGGCCCAGCTCGCGCTGCCGAAGTCGGATGTCCACTTCCGAGTCCTCGGCTTCATCCCGGCGTCCGCGACGGTGAAGCTCGACCAGGTCGGCGCCATCACCGGCACCCTCACCAGTGGTGCGGTCAAGGCGAACGCCCGGATCGACGTCCAGCTCACCAAGGTCCGCGTGTTCGGTTTCCCGATCCTGTCGTCGAAGTCGTGCCACACGGTCAAGCCCGCGGACGTGCCGCTGACCTCGGCGCCCGGCTTCGACCCGCTCAAGGGCGGCAAGCTGACCGCGACCTACGGCATCCCGCAGTTCACCGGCTGCGGCTTCCTGACCGGCTTGATCACCGGCCTCACCTCCGGTCCCGGCAACAAGCTGGACATCACCCTCGCCAAGAAGTGAACTCGATGAGGAATTCCGGATGCTGACCAGGACCTCACTGCTGCTGGTGCTGGTCACGGCCGCGTTCTCGCTCGGCGCCGCGGAAGCGGCGCCGGGCGAGACCGCGCCACCACCACGACAACAAGCGGCCGCCACCCAGATCCCCT
Encoded proteins:
- a CDS encoding DUF6801 domain-containing protein is translated as MKFSWKSRKPAFGLAAATAAAVAATVALVGAGPSQAAPVSLTLNYNCPFPLIGDQVLSVKIDTNLPDNAVAGASSTPITFDVDVTVPETATEGLALVGATSLDGSAKAAATLKYPVDKTLNLNLPLTIASTPVPPSGAFHVKSSGKAPAVTFPSPGTASVTVGNFSTTMTPRTADGQPTDLGTFTSDCVAVPGQNQQLGTFEIKPAGGTTTPTTPTTPTTPTTPTTEPTTPTTEPTTPTTQPTTPTTEPTTPTTEPTTPTTEPTTPTTEPTTPTTEPTTPTTEPTTPTTEPTTPTTEPTTPTTEPTTPTTEPTTPTTEPTTPTTEPTTPTTPTTEPTTPTTQPSTPTTTPTNPPGGIEVKYSVQGKSVLKQLHATLPLGPGTLDAKLDAASGKFGAQLALPKSDVHFRVLGFIPASATVKLDQVGAITGTLTSGAVKANARIDVQLTKVRVFGFPILSSKSCHTVKPADVPLTSAPGFDPLKGGKLTATYGIPQFTGCGFLTGLITGLTSGPGNKLDITLAKK
- a CDS encoding beta-ketoacyl synthase N-terminal-like domain-containing protein, producing the protein MVIPVAITGMGVFLPGASTVDQYWRNLVAGTDAVTDVPPHRRDPEFHGRDGSAPDRTHGRRGGFTPDTLEFDPVAHGVPPTSLDGTEPDQLTALAVAVDAVADAGGLGRLGDPERIGVVLGRGGYLSPGLQGFDQRVRTVRQITRTVGELMPSAGPAVLERLRTALLEPLGEFRPETAAGLVPNLAAARVANRLDLGGPAYTVDAACASSLVAVDQAIGELARGRCDVVLAGGAHQTQDDTLWALFTQLGALSPSQRISPLSRDADGMLIGEGTAIVVLKRLADARRDGDRVYAVIRGTGTSSDGRGASLLSPSVAGQTLALRRAWAGRDPAEIGLLEAHGTATPAGDAAELTTVADVFGPAREPRAVIGSVKSMIGHTLPTAGVAGLVKVALALHHGVLPPTLHCADPNPLLDKTRFRVLAEAEEWGALPRVGAVNAFGFGGVNAHVVLEAGDPAPKRRVRVEEPERVLRLAARTPAELLDELDRPGEGDGDGPCRIGIVGPDERKRATARRVLAKVAATGKPWHGAGDVWCSVDPLLPGGKTAFVHPGLEAGGEPRLDDVARHFGLDRPQWSTASVLDRAASVSAAGLLLDDVLRRLGIRPDALAGHSVGEWTAMQAAGMYTAAPDALARYWPDGFELPEADYLVLGAAAARVAELLPGDLVVSHENAIKQTIVCGPPESVAEFAATCRGAGIVATTLPFRSGFHTPLMRPHLAPFARLAADLDLRAPALPVWSATTARPYPADADEVRRLYLDHLLRPVRFRALTEALHGAGFRVFVQVGAGQLGSYVTDTLGERRHLVVAAASGTRSGLAQLRRLTTALWAEGGDPDFDALEPRRIRLSTGNSLLSLGSAARGLLDEQSLPAGVPDPIVAEFTALLTETRQAAADVVAAARRHIESTVDVSLAAMPYLRDHRFFRQRDDWPDEPDFRPVVPATTLVDLACRAVERTWPGTTAVAVRDAVFSRWLIAAPARRVPLSMTRDGDHVTVEIGPYALMTVEVGTYAPPPSPSAVPGPETTPPLTAAEIYARREMFHGPAYQGLARLTGLGEEHIRGELVVPDAPGGLLDNVGQLLGCWLMATRTDDLLAFPRSIGRLTWHGPEPARGTRVTCQVRVRLPRPDVLEMAAELVRDGRVLATIEGWRDVRFPCDRPAHRVYAFPAENLLGELRADGSVAVTDRWPTVAARDIYAGIYLGAAERAEFAAVPPRQQRGWLLRRIAVKDAVRARLGEPVYPAEIRVHDDGTVSGHHRDLPRFAVSTELTGDTAIATIRSTS
- a CDS encoding glycosyltransferase yields the protein MRFLLVVPPLAGHVAPLRRVASVLSARGHSVAWCGPEPALSSLVAGPVFPAGDSGPFAVSLRPPGLRGFAALKYLWESYLVPLADAMVPGVSSAVSAFEPDVVVVDQQAMAGALVAARCGLPWATSASTSTELADPLGSLPKIAGWVSELQAGLRARHGVLLGDLRFSPHLVLAFTTRALAGECRLAVPVSYVGPALPSSSAEWSVVDDRPLVVVTLGTSNDSVGARFLAESVDALAGMPGFRGLVVDPTGALVSESVRLARRIPQVAAFARASVVVCHGGHNTVCEALAAGVPLAVAPIRDDQSMLAQQVVTASAGVRLRFDRAKAADIRSAIEAAEECRPGAEKIRESFEAAGGAEEAATRLESLT
- a CDS encoding acyl carrier protein: MTIDHASATFDVVAELLTELVGDAEVLGIEITPDTTFHEDLQLESIDLVTFASILSEHFGADVNLAEYLAEKDLDDVIGLTVGDIARFVGERTCPR
- a CDS encoding ATP-binding cassette domain-containing protein gives rise to the protein MPQPVIAVTDLAKQYGEVTALAGISLTVARGAVLAVLGHNGAGKTTLIDILSTRVRPSAGTARVCGYDVVQRGRAVRRRIGVTGQFAAVDDALSGRGNLVLIARLLGARPRQALARATELIAAFGLEDAADRPAGTYSGGMRRRLDLAAGLVGAPQVLFLDEPTTGLDPVSRAGLWTTVEGLAARGTTVVLTTQYLEEADRLADHVVVLGFGHITVSGTPAQLKARLGTRTATCTFGTELALRRAVDALSRLGLAAGRAGLVLTVPLSGPGDIPVVVRALDAAGAPLRDLTVTEPTLDDVYLSLHRAAS
- a CDS encoding alpha/beta fold hydrolase; its protein translation is MPTMTVNGLRTNVQLVPAGGTETVVFLHGMGTDSLASFYLTLAPPVAAAGIDVISYDLRGHGKTERPERGYTLGDFVADLDDLLRQLGVDRPVHLVGNSFGGTLAYSYAVANPSRVRSIVCIESEPATEVWAEKMSAILAHTVRFLQVEESFDWIEANFSAHHRRLARLAAERITSTKMAEEVPLGPLLTWEQVAAIGCPVLSILGSHGYQADDLEALTSLLPNGELHVFEGQGHSVLVEQHREVRELVLKWVERHAA